The genome window TGTCAACCCAATTTGAAGTTGGCATCCACATTAACAAATTTATctacaaattcaagaaaatatcttcctttatttaaattttttctcAGTTTTCTCAATCACTAATAGTAGTAGTTAAGGAAACAAACGCAGAATTAGAAGTAAACAAGAAAAGGGTCGGTGGGGAAGGAGGGGAAGAGACAGAGAGAGGAGTTATTGGGGAGAAACAACGCACGCGATTGCCGCCAACGGTGGCGAAGACGTTGAAGTAACGGGAATCAATGAAGTTGAAAGCTACGGCGTATAAGGGGCGTTTGCCTTCTTGGAGCCGGTTGGTGACTCTGTACTCTTTCTTCTTCGACGAAGTTAAGGATCCCACCACCGGTTCGCATCCCAGTGCTATCTTCGCCATTGTTTCTGCTTTATGGTCTCCCCAATTTATTCGATTTCCAGCCACTTACGTTTGTCTATCTCACTCACGCTTCTCAGTTTTTCTTCACCTACGAGTACCCAAAGACAACTAGAGAGAGAGCTGCTTTTTAAGTGAGTACTTAATAAAGATATTTGGTGAAGAAGAAGTTTATAATTTTATTAAGTAGACAGGGAAAATACTACTACAAACAAAATAACGAAAAAACAAATACCAAGAAATCTGCCACGCCCACGCAAAAGCTAAATAAATGAATTGCTTCGTTAGAATAtgttattttaataaaaaaaaatgttttttaccctctttttttttttttttttgtgtaatacAAGAGTTGACCAGTCCACTCCTATCATAATGAATTTATCCTCCCGCCCCCACCCCCAACCCCACTTCTATTCTGTAATTTGAAGCAATTTATCAGCAAAAAAATACACAGCAAACCTTATCATCATCTTCCCAACAGAGACAGACGCTACTCCTGCTACTAGCTGACTGTCAAATTCCGATGGCTACTAATGTCATCCAGCTCCTCCGTCATGCATACTATTTCCATTACCAAAGCTCTTCCAACTCAAAATCCTTAGCAGCCTCTCATTATTCCACACCACACCCGAAACAATACTCAGTCAAATGCTCCAACGACTCCAATGCTCACGAACCTGAAGACGAGTTCTTCCCCGCTGCCCCAGCCTCCGAAGCCACCGTCCCCCCAGAAAAATTCCCGatcgagaaaagaagaaaatcgGAAATAATCCGGGACAGAAGGTCAAGAAGTGGCCTTGTTAAACCCGAGCCACCGAATCTTGAGATAGGGTGGAAAAGGACTAAGCCTATCAAGCTGGAAAAGCCAGTAGGGTACGTGATCATGGATTTCTTGGAGAAGTTGGAGCAGCTAATGGGGAAGGAATTTGGCTCGACTACGCTGTTAGCGAAAGCAGGAGAGATTGTGGCAGAGAGAGCTAGAGAAGAAGCAGAAGTTTTGAAGGACGAAGGCAAAGTTGATGACAGGATGGTTACTGAACTTTTTAGAGTACTGAAGCTGATGGAGATGGATTTGGCTATGGTTAGAGCTGCAGTGAAAGAAGAGACGTTGATTGAGAGACTCGAACAAGCTAAAGCAAGGTGCAGACAAGCTATTCTTGTTGCTAATTCATTTTAAAGCGCAGAGAGGCTGCGTGTTGCTTGTTCCAGAGAACCTTCTAATGTTTATGCAATACAGAGAACTGATCATCTAGAATTGAACGTGTCACGTAGTTTTGTGTTTGTCCTGATAGAGAACATACGGTAAAGTAAAGGGGCtctttttgttttggatttctGTCTGTTGTTTACCAAATGAAGGACGGATATGCTAGCAAAGTCACTTGGAGAACTCTTCTCatcttatttaattatttttcatcCTGCTTAAGTTATCCTGCCattttgattggaaatgttaAGGTGAGTCATCAAATCTCCTATATTATTACCAATAGAATATCAGAGCGACCAAATTGAACAAATGATAAGGTCAAGATCATGCTGTTCATTGGGAATTGAAAACGTTCAAAATTATGCCACAAATAGATGTGGCAAGTGGAGCTCCAGTTGAGCTTGCCACAAATACGATATCACATTTAGGGTGAGGATTAGCATAGAACTTCAAAATGAAGGTTGAACTACTTAGAAGCTAGTTTTCCAACAACATGGATGGTGTTTTCTTTATCAAGCTTCCGTGACCAGATATTTCCCATGGCAATTGGACTTGAATACTTTGTTTGTCTAACCACGCCTCTGTCGTTATTACTacagtaataaaaatttatcaaGCTGAAGGGATGATGAGGGAGTTAGAACGAGGAACGAAAGAAAGTCCGACAATAAACCAATAGGGCAGGCTTCTTTAGGTCCCAATTAATTTTTCCGACAGGAACTCAGAAAGGAAAGAAGGGGATTTGCCGGTTCTCCAGATATCAGTGGCTGATGCCTCGACCTGTAAAAATCTCTCGGAACTATAATGAGCAACAGAAAGATAGGAGTATAATTTAACCAGACAAAGATGGAAATGGAAATAATGAAACGAGATAATATTTCAACAGCAGGAGAACATTATGCCTCTGAACTTCCTAAATTCGGATTGAAGAACTAAGGAAGAATATTACACCtttacatttttcttctttttctttttctttttctttccttttgaagGAAGGGATCCAGTAAATGTTGCCTGACATTCCTGGATGACCCGGCTAACATGAGGATCATCTCTTGGTATTTTATTCAAAATACTTTGTGCAGATTTATGATCGCCCAATGCCAAAAGGGCCTGATACATCCTTACAAAACTTAGAACGTTGTATGGAAGACCAGCTGCCTTGTACTCTTTCCAAATAAGAAAACAAGATTCCAAATCCTTGGCACTAACACAAGCTGTAAGCAGAAAATCAAGACTTTTCCGTGAGGGGCGTAGATCAAGGTCTTTGACAGCTTGAAGCATGGCCAAGCCAAAATGCATATCTGTTGGCTCTTTCTCAGCAATTTGGCAAAACACCTCATCAAAGACATTTTCTGTTGCTGCATCATCAGAAATGACACTCTGCTTTAGTTGCCTAAGCAAATCAACTGCAGAGGTTAGATGCTCATGCCGAATACAGTATAAAACAACCCTAAAGCACCCATCAAACCAGTAATCAGGGTTATCCAATTCCTTGAGTAACTGAAGCAATCTGTCCAATTGACCTTCCGATTGGAGATGTTCGATCAAACTAATAACTGCCTTGGGCTCCAAACGACCTTCTGCTTGCTTGATTTCTTCATACAGATTGAGAGCATCAGACATCTGTCCATGTGATGCAAGAGCCGAAACAAACACACTTTTAACTTCATTCAAGCTCTTGGCTGGTATTCGTTTATCCAACATTACCTGTTTAGCCTTTTCAAATTGTCCACATGATACATATGCATTGATGAGGGACATAAAAACAATCTTCGTGATGAGAACTCCAGACTGCTTCATTTCTTCAACAATCTTATCAATATCCTCTTCAGAGTCACAGTTGACCAAAAGGTAACTGTATGTCTGGGAATCTGGCTTCACATCTGCATCTTTCATTTGTTTGAGAACCATCAATGCACCATTAATGTTTTTATAACGGAAGTATCCAGCCATTATGGCATTGTATATGTTTGATGTaggcatcaaattcaatttATCCAGATCCACTATCATGCCATACGCACCTTCAAAATCTTTCATTTTCACACTGAGATTTATCATCCTCCTGAATGTTTCAGTACTTGGTTTCAAGTCATGGCAAGATATCATGGAATAGAGGCGACGAACCAAATTATACTCCCTGCTTTCCTCGCAGGCATCCAACAGGGAATGAAATGTATCCAATGACAAGGTAAATCCTACTTTTAACATCTCATCTACAATGTTAAGCGCATCATGTACCTTGAGCAATTCACAGCAACACTGAATAAACTTTTCATAATGCTCAGACAAAGGCATCAGTTCTAATTTTGCTAGCAAAGTTTTAAACTTGACAAGGACATCTTCAACTGCTAAATTTGGTATGCTAGTCACATAGTTGTAGATGAAGTTTGAGATCTTTTCTGCTCcaatttcatccatttttaatGCCAACAAGAACCTCTCTGCAAAGAGGTCCAGCGAGAGCTTCCCCAAAGATCTGAAAATATTCACCAAATGCTCCATAGATGAAACTTTTGTAATGTCAAAAGCTTCCAATAAGGGCAAAAGCTCCTTTTTCCGGTTACTTTCACAAAATGCTAAAAGATAGCTCTGTTGAAAGGAGGACTTATCGTTACCATCATACAGTGCAAGATTATAACAAAGCTCCTGTATCTTTTCTTCATCATTCACTCCAATGTAAAGAAGCATCTCATAGTAAGTTAATGTGGGGAGTGAATTCTCGTCTCTGATTAGTTCACAGAAGAAGTGAAACTCAGGAACCAAGCCAAAATCAATAAGATACCTAAGGAAGGGACCATAAGTAATTTCCCCTATTGGGAATCCCAATTCCTTCATccattcaaaaattttgtaagCCTTGAAAATCTGCTGTAGGGAAACTTCTTCATCATCAGTTTTCCTGGCTGTTTCTATGCACAGTCGAATTAAAGCATTAAATTCTTTCAATCCAGTTCCTCGTCCCAATTTACCAAGTATCTGAATGGTCGCATCTGGCCCCAACTTCTCCCCACACATTGTTGTTAGTCGGTCAAAACGATTTTTCTGACTACTGCTAAAGATCCACTTCTGCTTTCGCTCCCGGGATATTTCTTTCCTACGCAGAGATATGTTGTTTTCTGCTGAGCGTGAGATCCACGGATCATGCAAAACATTGCTGAAAGATTCTTCACTATCACTTGCTGAATCATATGAGCCATCCACGTGGTAATCTCGCTCACCTGCATTAACCGTcaagaacaagaattaaatGGTTGAATCCAACCAATACTTTCCATTCTCACAatgcaaaaacaaaagaattttCCATTTGTTCCATTATGATGTCCTAAACAGGACAAACCTTTAACTGTCAGGCGCCTATAAGCTGAAAGTGCAGACACACAACTTCATATCTTACTTATGCAGAAGATCATCACAAGCAAGACTCCATACTCTCTTGAAACTTCAAATTTCTGGCTACATCCAGTCAACAAACTTAAAATACTGCATCTTAGCAAGCCATAATACCCAACGCTTTCCCATAATATAATCAAAGTTTACTAGATgtcaattatattttaaaaaaaaatgttaatttCCTCTGTTCTACAGGTTGaacctctttcttttttcttctttctaaaACAATTTCTGAAGGGGAAAACAGAAGCAGGGAAGGCTAAATGGGGACAGTGAGAACTGAGAGTGAAGGAACAAAGACCATTAACCACAAATCAGAGACCTTAAATGGCCAAGTATTTCATTCCGGACATTTTAATGTTATACCACGTAAATAAGCTGCTTTGGAAGCATCTTGATATGTAATTACCGCAAGATATAACAGTAGCATTCTCTCCACAAACTGCAAATATAACAAACACTCTCTGAATATCTATAATTCCGATCAacaacattattattttttttatttaaatatcCATCCTACAAGTAGTACAAAAATGGcccaagaatttcaaaacaagTACAggtaaaaacagaaaaatgattTACTCAACCACGTAATATTGCAGATATCTCCTCCGACAGCAGCCTCGCCGACTCGTCTACTTGCAACAACAGCCAGCAAACACCATTAGCAAAACAGAAATAGTTTAAAGTAACAGTACTAGTCGCAGAACTGAagcagaaaatgaaaatgatgaacaAAATACCGTTATCAGCAGCAGAGAGAAGCTTCAAGTTTCCGATCCCACCGATATCCCCGAGAGGCTTGAGAAAAGAAGCAGTATCAATactagaagaagaagagatgTCTGATTTAGGTGCCTTGTAGTTGAGTAACTGCTTGCGGATAGTCTCGGAGGTGGAGACATTTATGGAGGAAACGTATTTTTTCAGAGCAACGTCCTCAGCCGAGGTGGCGGTGGTGGTTTTGAATTTAGAGGCGGAACGGAAAAGGTTGCCGAGGTTTTTGAGCTTAGTGGCGGGCATGAGAAGATGTCCGGCGAATGTTTGTTGAAATGCATATAGTGTGGGCGTTCGCCGAAGCTTTTTCTTCCCCACCCTTTTTTTCGCAAGATATTTGTGGGCTAATGGACCAGCGGTTGATGTGTTGTATTCCCTCCATGTCCATGTGCGTGAGAAGAGAGTGTTTGCCAAAATTGGATTGGTGACGAAAAGGTGAGTTGGGCATATCCTGAATTAGTAGCACTTCACTAATTGTAAGGCCTTGCACCTAACGTAGAAAGGTTTTTGGGGTTTTGGGCCTCCCCCGATCGGACAATTTATGGGTTCTTGGGTTGTGGTGTGGGTTTCGCTTCAGTGCCTTCAGGGTCCAACTCAATTTGAAGAAATGTATAGTTAGGTGATTATGAGATTAATTCGAGtcttgatttttattatttaaataaaaattaaacattcaaaaaaaaaaaaaaatatgaatgttACTGTTACAcattttgtgattttaaaagTCACTATTTTTCTAATTCATTAGTATCCTATCTCGTTATCCCTATATTTTTATTCTCAAACAGTTCGTTTTGCGAATATTTAAAAATCTCAAACGATACAAAAAAATTACAGACTTGTTTAGTGGCGTCTTCTGCTGGCATATATGTACTACCCTCTCCCCACCAATCCTCACGCTATTGGCAACTTAATTACTCGTGTAAAATGCAAATTCCTATTCTCTCTAAGACGGCTGGTGTATGTATCTTACGTGATCTAAGTGCAAATGAGATTATCATAAGGAGCTAGCTAAcaaggaagaagagaaaaactcgGATTTTGCTGGCAGCATCCATATGAGGAGGAAGAGCGTGCAAGTTTAACACGTTTTCACAAACAGGTGAGGAATAGGATGAGATTGAGCAAAATTGTTTAGTTAACTGCATTGGCAGACCAACAAATAATATATAGGACGAATGGGAAATGACAGATACGGGCGTTATAAAAATATGTAACTTGATATGAAAGAAGGATTCTGCGTTGAATAGGCTAAAGCTCTTACTTATTCTCCTTTTTGGGATTTTCGCGTGAATGATTCAATTCATAAACATAAAACCATGAAGTAACGTGCGGTATCTAACCAAGTAGACGTTAATTTCATCTAACAGTTGAGTTAAATATTATAACATTTGGTGGAACATCAATCCAGCATGGATGGAGCACTTGTCCCATAACAGGTGAATTGTAACCTGTGCTCTTGCATAGGCACAAGCAAAACAAGAACGAAGTAAAATAATCCTTTCTAACTATATAAATTTGGTGGATTGCTACCGAGAATTCGGACACTTTGTTTTGGCCGCGAAAGGTTCCCTTACCAGTTAGTAAACACTGGGAAAAGTACAGCAAACAGTCATGTTATGGTAGGATGGAAAGAAGCAGCAAACAATGGAAAGGCAACTGATAAAGACTGGTTTTAATGTGAAACAGTCGTATTTTTATACGTCCGAGGCCAAGAGGAAGCAGCCGGCTAATCTGATCACAATGTACTGCAGCCCCGTAATCACAAATGACAGTGGAAGCGATAAAGGGCCTGCTGCTGGAATAAAATAAACTCTCTAGATTCTTTAATtaatttatgttatttatgaAGAACATGGTGTCCAGAAACTAGAGACTTCCTTCAGAAAATATATTTCGGCTAATCGGCAGTAGCATATTTAGCGTATTCAAAAGGTGATATTCCCTCTTGGAGGGGGCAATTAGAACTCAGAAATGGGAAGTAACAATGGCATGTTTCGATATGCTGATGGAGTGGACAAGCTGCTGATGACTTTTGGGACGTTAGGTAGCATTGGAGATGGATTGCAgattcctctaatgatgtttgtGTTAAGCGATGTCATCAATACTTACGGAAATCCCAGTGGTGCACTCTCTTTCGATACCGTTAATGAGGTAACAAAAGTTAATTAACATGCTGTTGTCTTCAACTATTGCTAATCCAGTTAACATTATGGAGTCAGATCAGGGGGAGAAAATGTTTTAACAAACATAACTCTCTATGGTGTAACATATTATGTAGCCCTTATCATGCATGACAAAAAAGGCCAAACAATTGTGTTTTGAGGTTGTGGATTTGACATCTTCAGTCACTTGTGCGCAAGTTTGGAGTTAGATTAGCACGAGTTAGCGAAAATACTAGCTCAGACACCACTTGCCAACAAATCCAGTAGAAAATGAATCAAAAACGTTGCATCAACTTATTAACATGCTGTTTTAATCTTCAAAATCTTGCAGTTTGCACTCAGGCTACTCTATGTTGCAATTGGAGTTGGACTATCTGCTTTTGTTGGTATGCAGAAATTAGTTTAAATTAGCTAGTGCTGTATGATGCATGGCATACATGCATTTTAAAagctctattttttttattattattattttttggatggTGGCAGAGGGATTGTGCTGGGCAAGAACAGCAGAAAGACAGACTTCCAGGATGAGACTGGAGTACCTGAAATCTGTGCTTAGGCAAGATGTTGGTTTCTTTGACACACAAGCAGCAGATTCTTCCACCACTTTTCAGGTTGTCACCACTATCTCGGCAGACTCCAATACGATCCAAGTCACCATAGGTGAAAAGGTAAGCATTTCACTTTCGTCTCTCTTGTCAATTGTCATCCCACCAAAATGCACTCACTAAGGACATCATAATTGTTCCGCCAAATTCTaaaacaatttcatcttctGAATGTAGATACCCGATTGCCTGGCTTACATGGGGTCCTTCTTCTTCTGCCtcatattttccttcattttatcCTGGAAGATTACACTTGCTGCTCTACCATTAAGCCTCACCTTCATTGTTCCTGGACTTGGATTTGGGACATTAATGATGAACGTTGGCATGAAAATGATTGAGTCTTATGGAGTTGCTGGTGGAATCGCAGAACAAGCAATTTCC of Coffea arabica cultivar ET-39 chromosome 5c, Coffea Arabica ET-39 HiFi, whole genome shotgun sequence contains these proteins:
- the LOC113690807 gene encoding pentatricopeptide repeat-containing protein At4g04790, mitochondrial-like; the protein is MPATKLKNLGNLFRSASKFKTTTATSAEDVALKKYVSSINVSTSETIRKQLLNYKAPKSDISSSSSIDTASFLKPLGDIGGIGNLKLLSAADNDESARLLSEEISAILRGERDYHVDGSYDSASDSEESFSNVLHDPWISRSAENNISLRRKEISRERKQKWIFSSSQKNRFDRLTTMCGEKLGPDATIQILGKLGRGTGLKEFNALIRLCIETARKTDDEEVSLQQIFKAYKIFEWMKELGFPIGEITYGPFLRYLIDFGLVPEFHFFCELIRDENSLPTLTYYEMLLYIGVNDEEKIQELCYNLALYDGNDKSSFQQSYLLAFCESNRKKELLPLLEAFDITKVSSMEHLVNIFRSLGKLSLDLFAERFLLALKMDEIGAEKISNFIYNYVTSIPNLAVEDVLVKFKTLLAKLELMPLSEHYEKFIQCCCELLKVHDALNIVDEMLKVGFTLSLDTFHSLLDACEESREYNLVRRLYSMISCHDLKPSTETFRRMINLSVKMKDFEGAYGMIVDLDKLNLMPTSNIYNAIMAGYFRYKNINGALMVLKQMKDADVKPDSQTYSYLLVNCDSEEDIDKIVEEMKQSGVLITKIVFMSLINAYVSCGQFEKAKQVMLDKRIPAKSLNEVKSVFVSALASHGQMSDALNLYEEIKQAEGRLEPKAVISLIEHLQSEGQLDRLLQLLKELDNPDYWFDGCFRVVLYCIRHEHLTSAVDLLRQLKQSVISDDAATENVFDEVFCQIAEKEPTDMHFGLAMLQAVKDLDLRPSRKSLDFLLTACVSAKDLESCFLIWKEYKAAGLPYNVLSFVRMYQALLALGDHKSAQSILNKIPRDDPHVSRVIQECQATFTGSLPSKGKKKKKKKKKNVKV
- the LOC113689613 gene encoding protein CHLORORESPIRATORY REDUCTION 41, chloroplastic-like → MATNVIQLLRHAYYFHYQSSSNSKSLAASHYSTPHPKQYSVKCSNDSNAHEPEDEFFPAAPASEATVPPEKFPIEKRRKSEIIRDRRSRSGLVKPEPPNLEIGWKRTKPIKLEKPVGYVIMDFLEKLEQLMGKEFGSTTLLAKAGEIVAERAREEAEVLKDEGKVDDRMVTELFRVLKLMEMDLAMVRAAVKEETLIERLEQAKARCRQAILVANSF